From Meles meles chromosome 5, mMelMel3.1 paternal haplotype, whole genome shotgun sequence, one genomic window encodes:
- the LOC123942202 gene encoding spermatogenesis-associated protein 31D1-like: MSSSPCSGPGCSFVPPVSCSPLGRHHDTNHFRQLLCPDPSCEVCNSTTAEINQMLFLQTPEDSTPLDSTAPVTTSSFTLSPDFSAVPPGAPLPKPSPPPAFISQPNPVIPVADVFPPSPPGDSLPPKPFPPLDSKFPRDHFPAQPLAFPPSQPHHAHTEGHSVQTETERVSLSPTFSLDPTLPQDVSPLPELSRRVNLTETFAHHHAPPTQSASPPPDSNLTVPQSKPISISTKPVPQGSPPDSSGGLSTYIPTILGIDPTSLSVLDLPWWKTHAKDFFPSTLAPRDFHQEVLALHSSEASSRGDPAANLLQPGNLSLLSPDALALLEKQRQKRSDFLLWKEPKGSFAKQTIVDTHDLASSLPFWSSKDQSKELHRHQRRPYPTTMEEGHLQHSPIQLFWGLQDPHRESFFPAADASGHISNDSPEQESPVVPHPLPRSLPENPPQLLPQTQPLPNPRVQPQTHLQSPLPILPSGPLPDIKVCGVCFHRPPNESENLTPTEMQHLEWNVLQKVQRRVWGLPTVVQRSQEDYCPPAPKPSLSHKATKAEVVISIPPGQFPLNEEVRRKLESHLRKRLIQHRWGIPRRIYESLAVMSRLSTLPQLPESQRFRGRSWIPKSLSKLNDTESVNDNDSEMLQLEDGELDKDNDNLKKGQEHNPEDGPKDDLLSDLESSSDHDIERDSEKELRSPSEKNSTVSVETTGQRQLENVLKIHLHKKSEEISESQLPGTVNDSWHTMKKTSFPSEKSQAEIKQRHLPPSEVEEYSLNTCQELPFVEPRVQQMLEAHIKRFRWRMLWGLPSRVLESIEIFKSRKATSPCSPSCSTKLIPAPNSKPGRFNSLRGSLKSLHGDKAGTANSAPIVDHPRPATSTVGKEEQRIPRQQSSNINHWLVEDVPEAKHGRQSLKPVKNVTLANRWPPKPLARP, from the coding sequence ATGTCGTCCTCCCCTTGCTCTGGTCCTGGCTGCAGCTTTGTACCTCCTGTCTCCTGCAGCCCCCTCGGCCGGCATCATGATACCAACCACTTTCGTCAACTCTTATGTCCAGACCCCTCCTGTGAGGTGTGTAATAGCACAACTGCTGAGATCAATCAGATGCTGTTCCTACAGACCCCGGAAGATTCGACTCCCTTGGATTCCACAGCTCCTGTGACTACTTCATCGTTCACTCTCTCCCCTGACTTCTCAGCAgtccctccaggagctcctctaCCGAAGCCTTCCCCACCACCTGCCTTCATCTCCCAACCTAACCCAGTGATCCCTGTGGCAGACGTTTTTCCACCCTCGCCACCAGGTGATTCTTTGCCACCAAAGCCTTTTCCTCCCTTGGATTCCAAATTCCCAAGGGACCATTTCCCAGCCCAGCCCCTTGCCTTTCCTCCTTCTCAACCACATCATGCCCATACAGAGGGCCATAGTGtccagacagagacagagagagtgtctCTAAGTCCCACCTTCTCTCTGGACCCTACCCTTCCCCAAGATGTCAGCCCCTTACCGGAGTTGTCTCGGAGGGTGAATCTCACTGAGACCTTTGCTCATCATCACGCACCACCAACCCAGTCTGCTTCACCACCACCAGACAGCAATTTAACTGTGCCTCAATCTAAACCGATTTCCATCTCAACGAAGCCTGTTCCACAGGGCTCGCCCCCAGACAGCTCTGGTGGGTTGTCTACTTACATCCCAACAATCCTAGGCATCGACCCCACCAGCTTGTCAGTTTTAGACCTCCCTTGGTGGAAAACTCATGCCAAAGACTTCTTCCCTTCAACCTTGGCTCCACGTGATTTCCATCAAGAGGTTCTGGCCCTCCATTCTTCAGAGGCTTCTTCCAGGGGAGACCCTGCAGCCAACCTTCTACAGCCTGGCAACCTCTCACTTCTCAGCCCTGATGCCCTGGCACTTctagagaaacaaaggcaaaagaggaGTGACTTCCTtctgtggaaggaaccaaagGGTTCTTTTGCAAAACAAACAATTGTTGACACCCATGATTTGgcatcctcccttcctttctggagcAGCAAAGACCAATCAAAGGAGCTGCATAGGCATCAGCGGCGCCCATATCCTACAACCATGGAGGAGGGCCATTTACAACATTCCCCCATCCAGCTCTTCTGGGGTCTCCAAGATCCACATAGGGAGTCCTTCTTCCCTGCTGCTGATGCCTCGGGTCACATCTCGAATGACTCCCCAGAGCAGGAATCCCCAGTAGTCCCCCATCCACTGCCTCGATCCTTGCCTGAGAACCCGCCTCAACTCCTGCCTCAAACCCAGCCCCTACCTAACCCTCGTGTCCAGCCCCAGACCCACCTTCAATCCCCACTCCCAATCCTGCCATCTGGTCCTCTACCCGACATCAAGGTCTGTGGAGTGTGTTTTCACAGACCTCCGAATGAATCGGAGAATCTCACGCCAACAGAAATGCAACATCTGGAATGGAACGTGTTGCAGAAGGTACAGAGACGTGTGTGGGGTTTACCCACTGTAGTCCAAAGATCCCAGGAGGACTACTGTCCTCCAGCTCCTAAGCCTTCTCTCAGCCACAAGGCCACCAAGGCCGAAGTTGTAATCTCTATCCCTCCTGGACAGTTTCCTCTGAATGAAGAGGTTCGGAGAAAACTGGAGAGTCACCTTCGAAAAAGGCTCATCCAACACCGGTGGGGCATTCCCCGTAGGATCTATGAGTCTCTCGCCGTGATGAGCCGTCTGAGTACTCTTCCACAGCTCCCTGAGTCCCAGCGCTTTCGTGGACGCTCATGGATCCCTAAGAGTCTGAGCAAATTGAACGACACTGAAAGCGTCAATGACAATGACTCAGAAATGCTTCAGCTAGAGGATGGTGAACTGGACAAGGACAATGACAACCTGAAGAAGGGTCAGGAACACAACCCAGAGGATGGCCCAAAAGATGATCTGTTGAGTGACCTTGAGAGCTCTTCAGATCATGATATAGAGCGTGATTCTGAGAAAGAACTTAGGAGCCCATCAGAGAAGAACTCCACAGTGTCTGTGGAGACTACAGGTCAGAGACAACTGGAAAATGTCCTGAAAATACATTTGCACAAAAAATCCGAGGAAATCAGTGAGAGTCAACTCCCTGGGACAGTGAATGATTCATGGCATACAATGAAGAAGACATCATTTCCTTCTGAGAAATCCCAGGCTGAGATAAAACAAAGACATTTGCCACCATCAGAGGTTGAGGAATACTCCCTGAATACCTGCCAGGAGCTTCCCTTTGTTGAACCTCGTGTACAGCAGATGCTGGAAGCCCATATTAAAAGGTTTCGTTGGAGGATGCTATGGGGCCTTCCCTCCAGGGTCCTTGAATCCATAGAGATCTTTAAATCAAGAAAGGCCACATCCCCTTGTAGCCCTTCCTGCTCAACCAAACTGATTCCTGCACCAAATTCTAAACCTGGGCGCTTCAACTCCCTTAGAGGAAGCTTGAAATCCCTCCATGGGGACAAAGCAGGAACGGCAAATTCAGCCCCCATTGTGGATCATCCTCGCCCTGCCACCTCAACTGTGGGCAAGGAAGAGCAGAGAATTCCAAGGCAGCAATCCTCTAATATCAACCACTGGCTTGTAGAGGATGTTCCAGAAGCTAAGCATGGCAGACAGAGTCTTAAACCTGTCAAAAATGTCACCTTAGCCAACAGATGGCCCCCAAAGCCGCTGGCAAGGCCATGA